The stretch of DNA CAAGGAGATCCCGAAGCCGGGAGGCGGTGTCCGCGAGTTGGGAATCCCCACGGTGTTGGATCGGCTGATCCAGCAAGCGCTAGCCCAAGTCCTCCAGGCCGAGTGGGACCGGTCGTTTTCCCGTTTCAGTTTCGGTTTTCGCCCACACCGCTCTGCTCACCAAGCCATCGACTGTGCGCAGCAATTCCTTCGGGAAGGCTACGCTTGGGTCGTGGATCTGGATCTGGAGCGATTCTTCGACCGTGTGGTGCATGAGTCTTTGATGGCGCGGGTGAAGCGGCGGATTGCTGAACCCCGCGTGTTGAAGCTGATCAACCGATACCTGAGAAGCGGGGTGATGATCGGTGAGATATTGGAGCCTACAGAGGAGGGCGTGCCGCAGGGCGGCCCGCTGTCACCTCTGCTGGCCAACCTGCTGCTGGATGACCTAGATCGCGAGTTGGAGAAGCGAGGCCACCGCTTCGTCCGCTATGCTGACGACGTGAACGTCTACGTTCGTAGCAAGCGGGCGGGCGAGCGGGTCCTGGCCAGCGTGTCGAAGTTTCTGGAGAAGCGCCTGAAGCTGAGGGTGAACGAGGAAAAGAGCGCGGTCGACCGCCCCTGGCATCGAGTGTTGCTCGGCTTCACGTTCATCAGTCGGGATCTTCGACGGCGTGTCAGCGACAAGGCGTTGAAGGCGCTGCGGTGTACGGTGAAGCAGAAGACGTGC from Pyrinomonadaceae bacterium encodes:
- the ltrA gene encoding group II intron reverse transcriptase/maturase codes for the protein MFRALRRVRRNKGGPGVDGMTVEELPDHLRAHWLEIRTALLNGTYRPQPVLRKEIPKPGGGVRELGIPTVLDRLIQQALAQVLQAEWDRSFSRFSFGFRPHRSAHQAIDCAQQFLREGYAWVVDLDLERFFDRVVHESLMARVKRRIAEPRVLKLINRYLRSGVMIGEILEPTEEGVPQGGPLSPLLANLLLDDLDRELEKRGHRFVRYADDVNVYVRSKRAGERVLASVSKFLEKRLKLRVNEEKSAVDRPWHRVLLGFTFISRDLRRRVSDKALKALRCTVKQKTCRTLGVSFRSLMSGLGKTLRGWWSYYGFSEVPSPLQELEKWIRRRLRCYLWKQWGRRGYRELKRRGVSTDLAWNTAKSAHGPWRLSQSPALTIALPARYFRRLGLPRLANG